From the Lolium rigidum isolate FL_2022 chromosome 2, APGP_CSIRO_Lrig_0.1, whole genome shotgun sequence genome, one window contains:
- the LOC124690612 gene encoding protein trichome birefringence-like 19 encodes MMKSHKQSASSSPKRAAAIAAPVAFLLALGLVLLYDLSFSDRHYYLRIYGASSSAASSLVSAPSPAPACDLTQGEWVPDAAEAPYYTNLTCPFIDDHQNCMKFGKPSLEFMRWRWRPDGCELPRFDAAAFLHAMRGKSMAFVGDSLARNHFKSLLCLLSKAAQPVEVGSEPEIDVTGRAVRRDYYFGSHDFTATLFWSPFLVKANLSHATLGMWDVHLDTADPRWAAHVADFDHVVLSGTNWFFRPSVYHEGGRAAACNGGVSCAASNVTTELPVPRALRAAFRTALGALATSEGFHGKAVVRTVTPTHFENGEWNTGGDCVRTRPYRRGGRAVSAAEYRSAQVEALRETEAAATGNGTELVLMDITEAMELRPDGHPSRYGHPPGGSVEGSFVVDCLHWCLPGPIDLWSELLFQMIVPQH; translated from the exons ATGATGAAGTCCCACAAGCAGAGCGCCTCTTCTTCTCCGAAGCGCGCGGCCGCCATTGCCGCGCCGGTGGCCTTCCTACTGGCCCTTGGCCTCGTCTTGCTCTACGACTTGAGCTTCTCTGACCGCCACTATTACCTGCGCATATATGGCGCCTCTTCCTCGGCGGCGTCGTCGCTGGTATCGGCACCATCTCCGGCACCGGCATGCGACCTTACGCAGGGCGAGTGGGTGCCGGACGCCGCGGAGGCGCCGTACTACACGAACCTGACGTGCCCCTTCATCGACGACCACCAGAACTGCATGAAGTTCGGCAAGCCGAGCCTCGAGTTCATGcgctggaggtggaggccggaCGGCTGCGAGCTCCCCCGCTTCGACGCGGCGGCGTTCTTGCACGCCATGAGAGGCAAGTCCATGGCGTTCGTCGGGGACTCCCTCGCCAGGAACCACTTCAAGTCTTTGCTCTGCCTCTTGTCCAAG gcggcgcagccagtGGAGGTGGGTTCGGAGCCGGAGATCGACGTGACGGGGAGGGCCGTCCGGCGGGACTACTACTTCGGCAGCCACGACTTCACGGCCACGCTCTTCTGGTCGCCGTTTCTCGTCAAGGCCAACCTGTCGCACGCCACGCTCGGCATGTGGGACGTGCACCTCGACACGGCAGACCCCCGGTGGGCGGCGCACGTCGCCGACTTCGACCACGTCGTCCTGTCGGGCACCAACTGGTTCTTCCGCCCCTCGGTGTACCACGAGGGCGGGCGCGCCGCCGCGTGCAACGGCGGCGTCAGCTGCGCAGCCAGCAACGTGACGACCGAGCTCCCCGTGCCCCGCGCCCTGCGAGCGGCGTTCCGGACGGCGCTCGGCGCCCTCGCCACGAGCGAGGGGTTCCACGGCAAGGCGGTGGTCCGGACGGTGACGCCCACGCACTTCGAGAACGGCGAGTGGAACACAGGCGGCGACTGCGTCCGCACGCGCCCGTACCGCCGCGGTGGCCGCGCCGTGAGCGCCGCCGAGTACCGCAGCGCGCAGGTCGAGGCGTTGAGGgagacggaggcggcggcgacggggaaCGGCACGGAGCTTGTGCTGATGGATATCACGGAGGCGATGGAGCTGCGGCCGGACGGGCACCCGAGCCGGTACGGCCACCCGCCGGGCGGGAGCGTGGAGGGCAGCTTCGTGGTGGACTGCCTGCACTGGTGCTTGCCCGGGCCGATTGACCTGTGGAGCGAGCTGCTTTTCCAGATGATCGTGCCACAGCATTAG